GGAAGGGTGGAAGCAGCTGCTCCAAGGAGCTGGGCACTACCACACTGCGGTgccacagcccagagcctgctcctggcagtgcctgggcagagcttgggctgcccacagcagctcagcctgccccagcaaCACAAAAACACTCCTGAGAGACCTGCTCCACACAGTACAGCTTTGccctgcacactgctggattttcttcacagggcaagaggaaacagcctcaggttgtcccaagggaggtttaggttggacatgaggaacagtttcttccccttgagggttgtcaaagcctggcctaggctgccctgggcagtggtggagtccccatccctgggggggtttcagagctgtggagatatggtgctgagtggcatggtttggtggtgccctggcagtgctgggttaacattCGGGCTCCATGGGCTCCTCCAGCCAAAGCGACTCGAGGAGAGTGAAGGTGTCTTCTGAGCAGGAGTCCACACACAAGGTAAAGGGCAGGAAACAAAACCAGGAGTGTCAGAAACATCTCCACAACCACCATGAACTGAGCTCTGGGCACCAAGTTCAactcagctcctgagagcagctCCCACTACCAAAAAATGACCAATCAAGCAGCCTGTAAGTTCTGGCAGTGCCTGACACAGACCTAGACATAGCTGGAAGCCACCTCAGTGCAGAATTTGGGATCTCTGGGGCTTGGAAAAGTAACATTCAGTCCCAGGCAGGGTCAGTGCAGCGTTTATCAGCTCCTCAGGAAACAAGGACATTTTAATCTCTCCTCAGCTCAGAAAGCAGCCAAAGCCAAAGTGATAAACTCGTAGCtggaaaagcaaacagcagcccTGCTCCGTGTCCAGAGCCTGGCATCATTGGCACCATGGTTGTGTGTGGAAGTCCAGTGTCCATGCTGCAAGGCTGGGGACAACAAAGACCCggctccttcccagctgctctggagagctgcaaGCAGAGCCCTGGCTCTGGGAGGCAGTGAGAAatccccagcagccaggcacaggatGCTCCATCACTTTGCTTCCCAAAGGATCCCACTCAAGTGCTTCACCTGGgcttctcttcctgctctgAGCTCACAAGCACAGGCAGACAACTGCAGGCCCTCCCTCAGAGGCTGACAGAACCTCTGAGACGAAGCCAAGAGGACATCAAACAGATTTTCTGTGACACCTTATGGTCAGAGCAGACTCAGTTAATACAGCCCTGGGACTCTGCAGGGCCCTGCCTCagtcctggagcaggaggagctgctgctgccaaggtgGTGCTGAGAGGTGCCCTTGGTGAgccactgcagagctctgccccaggagcCAGGCCAGCTCCACAACTCTCTGCTTTATctgggaggagctgcagctccaggtaTGGCACTGACAGCTCTGCGTGCTCCTCTGAGAAAAAACTTCCCCAGTTCTGAGCTCTAGGGGGTGGAAACACAAAAACGCCCAcccagggggctggggagggctcgGACTGTTCAGCTGAGGacaccacagagatgctggtgGCATCACAGCTACTTTGAAGAAGAGCAAAGaagccccacagcagcagcagcccaagcagagctggcagctcagggctgggaaggactcTCCTGGGCAaggaatgcagcagcagcagcttatcTCTGACGTGTGATGCCAGTCAGCACCTGCTAACCAGCACCAGGCCTGTGGGCAGAgccaagtctcagcagcctggagggcgAGGAgtgagcctgggctggctcccaGCAAGGTGTCTCTGGCTCCTGGCACTCCCCAGGCTCCTCCGAAGCAGGGGTCACTGCGCAAGAgcttcagctgtgccagccctcccagcactgTCCTGCAGTCAGCTGAGGACTcctccacccagccctgctgctgctctccaaaaccagggcccagcagcccccaggtgCACCTCTGCAGCACAAACTTCAAGGGGGAAACAGCAAATTTCTGCACAAACACCAAAAGctacaagcaaagcaaagagacCAAGGCAAGGGCCTGGCACCAAAGCACCCCAGTGCCCAGAGGAGGCACACAGGACAAGCagggctcctgggcagcccagctgctgggcttggCCAGGGAAACAGAGACATGGGGGAGTGCTCCTGGCTGGGAAGGTgacagctcattgctgtctcacaCTCAGAAATCCCCAGCCAGCTTGAACACAAACCCACCCCCTCCAAACAGAAAACACTGAGGTGCTGTGCAGCCAGAGAATCAGACTGATTATCCCAAACTTTCCCTCACCTCCACTGTCCAAACCCACCAGGATTTAATTACAATGCAGTGAGGATTCTGCTCCTAACAAGACTTCCCCCCACGAAGGcaccctccagcccagcacagagggcATCTCCTGGAGGTCTCAGCATGAGCAATCTCTCCCCAGACCTCCACCTCCCAGAGCATGGGAAAGGGCTTCTCCAGGAATTTCCTGCCGTGTGCCTGCTTGTGCCCACAGCCAAACCACTGCAccaacacagctctgctccaggcagccATAGCAGAGCGGGAAGTGGCTTCACTCCTCTGCTGAGGACGGACTCTGCAGGGAGCCAGAGCAATTTTCCCATGGGATACACATTTCTGGAGCAGGAATATCTGTTTCTGGAGCACCAGCATCAGTCCCTCCTGCAAGGCAGGAAGTCTTAGCCCTATTTTTCAGACggcagcaaaaccaaacaacaaacaagcagCAGTGTCACCTCTTATCTCTGATTTCTGACTGAGTCAGGGATAATTTGGCCTTTCCTCACCCATGAACCCCATCAACACCTCCTtccacagcacagcctccaaAGCTACATGACAACTAAGCAGAAAAACCAGTCCCATACCAGCCCAAGCCCAACATCAGCCCCTCCATGGCTGCAACCCTGGCAGACTGTTCCAGAAAGCCCTTTCCAAGGCTGCCAGTGATGTCTGGGAGCAAAGAAGAGCAAAGTCAGGCTAGGGGGAGGTCGAGATAAGCTCTCCAGTCTGGGGAAGATATTCAGGAGGCCAGCATCTGAGCCAAGAGCTTTATGGATGTGGGGTAATAGCCAGGGCTTAAGCAGTGAGCAGTCTCTTCCGCTTGCTTTCCTGCCCTAAAGAGCTTTTTGCGTTACTCAACAGCCCGCAGgacttctcctccctcccagcaACATCAACATGTGGACGGAGGCAGCGGGAGGAAAGTTTCCTGGCTGTTTGCTGATCCCTGCTCATCCTTAGAGGAGCAAGAAGGGCAGCTCGGCCCCCTCCCCACGCCCCCAGCGTTCGGGCAAATTCcgtctctttctcctttccattTGGTTTTcgggcagagagctgggaggaaggggcaggtcctcctctgctggcagtgcttcagccgcagcccaggcagctgagatgGACTCAAAGCGTAGCCAGATCCTCTCCAAAGCCCAGGGCTTTAGCCTGGTAGTTCTCCAACTGCCCtaagctgggggctgcaggacaCAGGCTTGGCCAGTGCTGgtgtcagctgctgcagaagcagcgcCCTTGGGTGAGGAGCACTCAACCCAAACTCCCCTGTCCCCCCGGGCTGCAAGACCCAACCAAGCAGCCgcacagctgaggagctggtgACAAGCCCCAGAAGGTCCATCCTCCCCAGAAGCTGCGGGGTCAACCTGCTGTGAGTGAAGAGGCTGATCGCAAAGGAGCCGCACCGCACCCGGCCCTCGGCCACCGCGCTCCCCTCCCACTACCGGGGACACCGGGCGGCCAAGCCCCGAACGAGTCGCGGCCCCGGGTCACTCACTCAAAGGCGAAAAAGAGAGCGCAGGTgccaaggatgaggaaaagcgTCAAGTAGAAGATGCCCTTCTGCCGGGCCATCATGATGCGGCCGTCGCAgcagaaggtgttcctgcccggCAGCTTCTCCCATTTCCGAACCACCTTCTTCCTCGCCACCATCACCGACATGGCGGGGCCGTCActggggcggcggcggccgccACACGTCCAGGCGCTGCTCCTCCGCCGCCCGCGCCCCCGGCATCATCGGGAGCCCCGCTGGGCTCGGCTGGGCTGCggggaagaggaaaggcaaGAGGCGCTTCAGCACCCCAGTCGCTGGGGCGGCGGCTGGGACCGGCGGGGCCACGGCGGGGCTCAGAGGGCgagggggagggagtggggggcGGCGGCTGTCGCTATGGAAACCCCCGCGCCCCGGGAGGGGGTCGCCATGGAAACCCACCGGCGAGGGGAGAAGTGGACAGGGCGCGGCCAGGGGAAccgggaggggagaggagggctggggggtaGAGTCGTGAGGATCGGTGGGCGGCGGGGTGGTCCCGCGAAGGCCTCGCCGGGATGGGAGCGAagggggcaaggcagggcaaggcagccCCCACCTCACCGCCGCGCCAGGAACGAGACCCGTAGGAGGGaatggaagggagaggggaggagggcaAGTCAGGGCCCGCGCTGCCGCCCGCCACCGCCTCTCACCCGGTGCCGGTGCAGCAGCGCCGGGAGGGCCGGGCCAGGCCCCCGCTCCCTCCCCCAGCGGCGCGGGAGGGGCCACCACGCCCCGCGCGCCACGGGGGGCGGGGCCACGCCGCCAATTGGCCCGGTCGAAGCCTTCTGCCCGCCCCCACGCTCCCTGCTTTCCGATTGGCCCTTTGCGACATCGCTCCGGGGAGGCTCCACCCCCGCCGCGGCGAGGACAAGGAGGGGCGGGCGCGGGGCGGGGCTCGGCACGTGGCCGGGGGCGGGGCGCGGCCCGCTGCCTCTGCCCGCGTCTCAGTTTTGCGCTCTCGGAGCCGGGCTGTAGGCGCAGGGGCTCCGCTCCGCCAGGTCCGAAGTTCTTCTGCGGCCGGACCGGGGCGCGGCTCATCCTCCGCCCGCCGGGCCCCGCCGCCACGGCAACCATGACGTCAGGCGGGCCGGGCGGAAGCGCGGCGGCAGGCAGGGCGGATGTGACGCGCTTTGCGGCGCGTCGTGCGGAGGCGGCGGCGCCGGGCGGCGCTCCTCGGCTCCTCCGGCGTGTGCGGCGCAATGGCGGAGGAGTGGCTGGGCGTGGAGGCGGCCGTGAGCGCCAGTGAGGGCGAGGAGGAGGTGagcgcaggcaggcagggcttcCCCGGCTGCCCCCCGCCGCTGCAGGCGGAGCTCCGTGCGCTTCCCCGGCCCGTGCGCTCCGGGGTggcagcagtggatgtggttggTCTGACCGGGGAATACTGGGGCCTGGGCGACGGACGTGTGGGCAGGCGCAGGCTGTGTCCCGGTGCGAGGCCAGACGGTGGTTAAGTGCTGGGGAGCAAACACCGGTTCCGATATTCGTTCGGGACTGTCCCCGCGTCTACCTGCCGGGCTGCTCGGTCCGCGCCAAGCCGCACTCACTAATCGTGTATCCgtgtgccaggggcaggaggaCGATGAGCGGCGGCATCAGCGGCTCCTGGAGGCGGTCAGCTCCCTCTCGGGACGGCGGCGGTAAGTGGAGGGTGACTGAGGGATTCCTGTGGCTCATTCCTGGAGCTCCTGCAGCAACCATGCTGCGAATGCTGCCCGTTCCCCGGGAGTGCTTTGTAAGAGGCTGGGTGGGAGGATGCTCGGTTCTCTTCTGGGTAGCTCCAgcttttcctgcctctgctggggcaACAGACTGGGAGAGAAACACGTGGGGGGGGATACAGGTGGGATACCTttaggtttgttttcttcttccacaGGCGGAAGCTGGCAGAGCGCACCGAGGCGAGCGTGCAGGTGTCTGAATTCAACGTCAGCTGCAAAGGTGAGGTCCTGGGAGActgggcagagctcctgctctctGGCAGATAGGGATGTGCAGTGCCTTCCCTGGGTCTTTGAGCTGAATGGGGCTGTTTTGACCTTGCATAggtgctggggagaagctggTTCTGTCTGAGCTCCTGAAGCCTATCAAACCCAaatctgccctgggcagtgtgaAGAAAGAGCTGAGCAAAGTAAAGCAAAAGAAGGCAGTGGAGCTGCCCCTCAGCAAAGAAGAGGCAAAAAGGGTGAGTGGGTCTGGGCAAGCCACAGAACTGAGCCCCTGGGTGCTCCTTGGCTCTTCTTTGAGCCTTCCTCTGCTTACTCCTCTCCTGTCTcgctcctgcctgcaggtcgTGAGGGAAGCTGCCTATGTCACCACCTCGAAGGATGTGGGCAAGTGGCAGGAGGTGGTTCTGCAGAACCGGcgggcagagcagctggtgtTCCCCCTGAGGCAGGAGATCACTGCAGTCGCGCCCCTGGAGCAGGTGTCCTCAGCGTGGCAGGTGTGTGTGTGCCGGGGCACCAGGGAGGTATGGGGGAGCATTGACCCCTGCAGTTGTCCCCTGGCCCTCGCAGCTCTCCTCATCTGCTCTTGCCACGtctctcctgtccctgcaggcccgCACTCCCCTAGAGCAGGAGATCTTTGGCTTACTCCACAGGACAAAGCAGCCCATTACAGACCCGCTCCTGACACCTGAGGAGACTGCCTCGCTGCAGGcaatgagcttggaggaggtGAGCTGTTCCCCCTGGCCATGCCCtgcctctggaggtctcttccttgGCACCTGCCCTCACCCAGCTCTCCCTGGCAGGCCCGGCAGCGgcgggcagagctgcagaaagctCGAGCTGTGCAGTCCTACTACGAAGCCAAGGCTCGGCGAGAGAAGAGGATCAAGAGCAAAAAGTAAGGCTCTGCTGTGGTGGTAGGAATGGCTGAGTCCCATCCTTGGCATCCCCAAAGGACTCCCCAGCACTACAAGGTCACTCTCACTgactctgccctgtgcctgtaGGTACCATCGTGTGCTGAAGAGAAGCAGGAAGCGCAAAGCCTTGAAGGAGTTTGAGCAGCTGCATAAGTCAGACCCCAAGGCTGCCCTGgccaagctggaggagctggagcagcttagGATGCAGGTGCTCCTCTTATGCTTCTTCTTCACCCTGGGAAGGCCCCATGGGCAAAGGTGCCTTCCCTAatgcttctcttccttttgcCTCTAGGAGCGAATGAGTCTtaagcaccagaacaagggaaaATGGGCCCGTTCCAGGGCCATCATGGCCAAGTATGACTTGGAGGTGAGATCCACAGcagggtttgggtgggaagggacctctaaaggctatccagtccaactcccctgctgtcagcagggtcatctgcaactagagcaggttgttcagagccccagccaacctgacctgcaatggttccagggatggggcatctcccaccttgctgggcaacctgggccagacTCTCATCACCCCTAGGGTCAAAAACATTTTCCCTTCACTCCATTGTGAATTTTCCTCTTTGAGTGCaaaccatcatcccttgtcctgttacaacAGTCCCTTGCTTTCTTAGGAACTCTCATGACAGGTGGAGAGGCCCCAAGAAGGTCTCCAATCCCCAAGTTGTGGAAGCTGAGGTGGAACTGAGAAAGCAGAAGTGTTGTTTTTGACATCTGGATTCCCCCTAGGCCCGCAAAGCtatgcaggagcagctggccaAGAACAAGGAGCTGATGGAGAAGGTGCAAGTggagctgcctgaggaggagccaGCCGATGCCCCTGAGGAGCTCCCACCTGTGCCCATTCCCACTGTTGCCAGCGGAGCCAATCCCTGGATGCTGGGTAAGCCCAGCAACCCAGCCCAGGAGCctgaggtgcaggaggagtctggagatgtggaggtgcctggtgctgtggagagcaaggaggagatgtcagaagaggaggaggagatgtcggaggaggaagctctgctgcaggactttgcacagAAGCGGCAGGcacggcagcagcaggcagggagccctGAGGAGCAAGGTGAGGAAGGTGCTACCCGGtttcctgcagctctcctgctctgtctctgctccTGGGTGACTTTGTTGCTTCTTCCTTCAAGGTGTAGGTGATGATGAGGCAGAGGCAGTTCTTGAACAGCCAGGGGACAGCCCTGCCCACCCTGTCTGTGTAGAGGAGGAGCAAGTGAGCACAGTAGGAGCTGAGGAGCAACCCCAGCAGGCCCAGGAGGAGGAGATCCTGCTGTCAGAGCAGCTGGGACGGGTGCAGACCATGGAAGATGTGGAGGCTTTGGCCTCGGAGGAGCATGTGGAAGAGCAGAAGGTGCTGTCGGCACCAAGAGTGGAGAAGCCAGcagccaccagagcagagaagcgagtgcagcagcaggaggaaagcagagctggggacaaACATGGCAGGAAAACACCAGCTAAGAAGAAGAAGATGATCAGCTTGCAGGCTGTGATGACAAGGAAGGCCCAGGACGTCCAGTGCCCCAGTATGCCAGTGGTcgtggaggaggaggtgagcaGAACAGGCCTGTCCTTGGTGCCAGGGTGGGGTTCAGTACAGGGGGGTGACTCTTATCTCTTCCAGGAAGGTGGCATGGACCAAAGAGGGGTGATCAAAGAGGCCTTTGCCGGGGACGATGTGGTCGCTGACTTCAGTCGGGAGAAGCGCAAGGcggaggaggccaccaagccGCAGCCGCTCAACctggtgctgccaggctggggagagtggGGAGGCACCGGGCTGAGGCCCAGCGCCAGGAAAACCAAGAGGTGAGTGCAggaaagctgtggcagtgccctt
This genomic window from Pogoniulus pusillus isolate bPogPus1 chromosome 19, bPogPus1.pri, whole genome shotgun sequence contains:
- the UTP14A gene encoding U3 small nucleolar RNA-associated protein 14 homolog A, which translates into the protein MAEEWLGVEAAVSASEGEEEGQEDDERRHQRLLEAVSSLSGRRRRKLAERTEASVQVSEFNVSCKGAGEKLVLSELLKPIKPKSALGSVKKELSKVKQKKAVELPLSKEEAKRVVREAAYVTTSKDVGKWQEVVLQNRRAEQLVFPLRQEITAVAPLEQVSSAWQARTPLEQEIFGLLHRTKQPITDPLLTPEETASLQAMSLEEARQRRAELQKARAVQSYYEAKARREKRIKSKKYHRVLKRSRKRKALKEFEQLHKSDPKAALAKLEELEQLRMQERMSLKHQNKGKWARSRAIMAKYDLEARKAMQEQLAKNKELMEKVQVELPEEEPADAPEELPPVPIPTVASGANPWMLGKPSNPAQEPEVQEESGDVEVPGAVESKEEMSEEEEEMSEEEALLQDFAQKRQARQQQAGSPEEQGVGDDEAEAVLEQPGDSPAHPVCVEEEQVSTVGAEEQPQQAQEEEILLSEQLGRVQTMEDVEALASEEHVEEQKVLSAPRVEKPAATRAEKRVQQQEESRAGDKHGRKTPAKKKKMISLQAVMTRKAQDVQCPSMPVVVEEEEGGMDQRGVIKEAFAGDDVVADFSREKRKAEEATKPQPLNLVLPGWGEWGGTGLRPSARKTKRFLVKPPPAPPRKDQHLPHVILSEKRNIHAAAHQVNELPFPFERHQQFEQSIRTPLGSTWNTQRAFQKLTAPRVITRAGHIIQPISAEDVPNVATAAGTGAKPGLEVVPKEPKQPRQPSHPPHKRAR